Proteins found in one Aspergillus puulaauensis MK2 DNA, chromosome 8, nearly complete sequence genomic segment:
- the RPL13 gene encoding 60S ribosomal protein eL13 (COG:J;~EggNog:ENOG410PFGM;~InterPro:IPR001380,IPR018256;~PFAM:PF01294;~go_component: GO:0005840 - ribosome [Evidence IEA];~go_function: GO:0003735 - structural constituent of ribosome [Evidence IEA];~go_process: GO:0006412 - translation [Evidence IEA]) yields MAIKHNNQIQNHHFHKDWQRRVRVHFEQAGRKHSRREARLAKAAAVAPRPVDKLRPVVRCPTVKYNRRVRAGRGFTLAELKEAGIPKKLAPTIGISVDHRRNNYSKESLVANVARLKDYKARLILFPRKSGQFKKLDSSADEVNAAKAAFAAEGQTQGYTTNVGSLLPIKNATAEEAITEVKRDDLPKGEEAAYRRLREARSEARYKGIREKRAKAKAEEESAAKK; encoded by the exons ATG GCGATCAAGCACAACAACCAGATTCAGAATCACC ACTTCCACAAGGACTGGCAGCGTCGTGTCCGCGTGCACTTCGAGCAG GCCGGTCGCAAGCACAGCCGTCGTGAGGCCCGTCTCGCAAAGGCCGCCGCCGTTGCCCCTCGCCCCGTTGACAAGCTGCGTCCCGTTGTGCGGTGCCCTACCGTCAAGTACAACCGCCGTGTCCGTGCCGGTCGTGGTTTCACTCTTGCTGAGCTAAAG GAAGCCGGTATCCCCAAGAAGCTCGCTCCTACCATTGGTATTTCCGTTGaccaccgccgcaacaacTACTCTAAGGAGTCTCTCGTCGCCAATGTCGCCCGCCTCAAGGACTACAAGGCTCGCCTGATCCTCTTCCCCCGCAAGAGCGGTCAATTCAAGAAGCTCGACTCGTCCGCTGACGAGGTCAACGCCGCCAAGGCTGCCTTCGCCGCTGAGGGCCAGACCCAGGGCTACACCACAAACGTTGGCTCTCTCCTACCCATCAAGAACGCTACTGCTGAGGAAGCCATTACTGAGGTCAAGCGCGACGACCTCCCCAAGGGTGAGGAGGCTGCATACCGCCGTCTGCGGGAAGCCCGCAGCGAGGCCCGCTACAAGGGTATCCGGGAGAAGCGTGCTaaggccaaggctgaggaggagtCTGCCGCTAAGAAATAA
- a CDS encoding uncharacterized protein (COG:S;~EggNog:ENOG410PWDP), with protein sequence MSQNTEPQLSQGSLGPPAEISRPATPVQRATLSASPDLSVGAGSQSPHSDNLKFISPPSLPSSGLTPPLSTQIPGAPRRSRSRSSSYLAPSPDIEETLCAAYGASENLPTAGEIDTADENKLRTIAKELLGVARESRVSALHFKLQYGLLSFRSNVAIKRAEVEHKLARREAEILQSTEYRSRHPPSDAEPVPQISNIELELAVKRNQELERANATLERRLQRAKKLIEQEKDQSDQLVEENQLLKKRIRENREHFSRMIEHGPMSPSQSVQTPHRRSQPQFMDNNDHNLHRSDSTNPFAALLAADRVLNRASPSVASTPHRHRAHRHHSNGHARGSHSLSSLPITPSQTHKVHQESQYVTPGRDSSDENRDRDSTISASDIEEAETEEDIPPSRAESLTTSILRRNHPIIKQDMHNPASRSSTLLQTKLFGQVRKTGVDRPASNLKRKASSDGASSKKSKAEDQVGLGIH encoded by the coding sequence ATGTCGCAGAACACCGAGCCTCAACTGTCGCAAGGTTCTTTGGGCCCTCCGGCAGAAATTTCCCGCCCGGCCACGCCAGTGCAGCGCGCAACTCTTTCCGCATCTCCCGATTTGAGTGTAGGAGCTGGAAGCCAGTCACCGCACTCCGACAACCTCAAATTCATATCACCCCCGTCTTTACCTTCGTCAGGCTTGACTCCGCCACTGTCAACACAGATTCCTGGAGCTCCGCGAAGGTCAAGATCTCGATCGAGCTCGTACTTGGCGCCGTCTCCGGACATTGAAGAAACACTGTGTGCTGCATACGGAGCGTCTGAAAATCTCCCTACGGCCGGGGAAATCGATACCGCTGACGAGAATAAACTTCGCACCATTGCAAAAGAGCTTCTTGGAGTAGCTCGAGAGTCTCGCGTGTCTGCCCTTCATTTCAAATTGCAATATGGTCTTTTGTCGTTTAGGAGTAATGTGGCTATCAAACGCGCCGAGGTTGAGCATAAGCTTGCTAGGAGAGAGGCCGAGATTCTTCAAAGCACCGAGTATCGCAGTCGCCACCCCCCATCCGACGCAGAGCCCGTGCCTCAAATCTCTAATATCGAGTTGGAACTTGCAGTCAAACGTAATCAAGAGCTTGAGAGGGCCAATGCTACCCTTGAAAGAAGACTGCAAAGAGCCAAGAAGCTTATTGAGCAAGAAAAAGACCAGTCAGATCAGTTGGTAGAAGAGAATcagttgttgaagaagcgcaTTCGAGAGAATCGGGAACATTTCTCGCGGATGATTGAGCACGGTCCAATGTCTCCGAGCCAAAGTGTCCAAACTCCTCACCGGAGGTCTCAGCCTCAATTTATGGACAACAACGACCATAATCTACACAGAAGTGATAGCACTAACCCGTTTGCTGCTCTCCTTGCCGCGGATCGTGTTCTCAACAGGGCATCCCCTAGTGTGGCATCGACGCCACATCGGCATAGAGCCCATCGACACCATTCAAATGGACACGCGCGAGGTAGCCATTCCCTGTCCTCACTTCCCATTACACCATCTCAGACACACAAAGTCCATCAGGAAAGCCAATATGTCACTCCTGGGAGGGATTCTAGCGATGAGAACCGCGATAGGGATAGCACAATTTCTGCTTCTGATATCGAGGAAGCCGAAACCGAAGAAGATATTCCACCTTCCCGGGCGGAATCTCTTACAACCAGCATACTTCGCCGTAACCATCCAATTATCAAACAGGATATGCACAATCCGGCATCAAGATCTAGCACACTTCTGCAGACAAAGCTATTCGGCCAAGTGCGAAAGACTGGTGTTGACCGCCCTGCGAGTAATCTCAAACGCAAGGCAAGTTCTGATGGTGCGAGCTCGAAGAAATCAAAAGCGGAGGACCAGGTGGGTCTCGGAATTCATTGA
- a CDS encoding uncharacterized protein (COG:T;~EggNog:ENOG410PHR3;~InterPro:IPR001611,IPR003591,IPR032675;~PFAM:PF13855;~go_function: GO:0005515 - protein binding [Evidence IEA]) — protein MDQQPKTPSRPSGIPRLVSRIPLPTSTATLSLRPSPSRERLRADPGLNAAKLRRPSEEPEFKKPPPPAAPPKKLQNGYPQKRVVSKAGTSDGGGSDNEKFLDMEPNFEVDTLSQDTESRGRTRPSLSERTIETLSQIPPSPASSRRPSNIFNPTSPMRSPSRPPSSMTSYSRSPSRSSTSRQLSGNDFLSGPPSNLRLPSRPRPPLPTNGSTSDHNLVAPVDTPPKTTKPVARRSILGGAGLAQAAAEPRMALSKGPKPAEADAVLSPPALQVKKTRKIQPKSSYSRLNSTASISSAANYTSPDVSSELQPEQESKKTSKSSSALRESIAKAKAARKAAVQKGPQKSTPDMWAETDIQDPFNQRPRDQNSGLLRKRLDAGRTSGHLNIAAMSLTAFPDEVLKMYDFDPNATTDWYESVDLVKFIAADNEFTELPDAAFPDIDSEMDIDAEEQGNQFGGLESLDLHGNLLQSLPIGFRRLQRLHTLNLSNNKLSMDSIHVVLELAGLRDLRLAKNGLAGSFLHDIGRLGNLEVLDLHENSLTDLPDTLADLSCLRVLNVGHNQLLSLPFELISTLPLKEIIAPKNKLQGTLIPASVHKLDALQNLDVVGNALTKLSENESLTLPGLQTLAISMNRIQSLPDVSSWQALLTLSAEDNRISDLPQGFSDLKNVKNVDFTGNDISKLDERIGMMENLFTFRISNNPLRERKFLNMTVEDMKRDLRSRCEPEPHETDDEEGSVATQFTLAPETPAQTSGWQLKPGGVLDRSYTEMQDLEVEKLENINSSDVRYLYLQHNILRSFPVQALGMLASHLTDLDLSHNPLDSLSLFTSSLELPSLQTLNISSTGLTSIEPLMASLKAPSLTFLDASSNSLSGSLPYIRQVYPKLTTFLAAENQFDSLDFESAQGLQVLDVGNNNIGSLPPKIGLLRAEGNSANWGGGSALRRFEVAGNSFRVPRWQIVAKGTDAVLEWLKDRMPEEELYEYESGGEGS, from the coding sequence ATGGATCAGCAACCCAAAACACCGTCTCGACCGAGCGGGATTCCTCGGCTAGTTTCCAGAATTCCCCTACCAACATCAACCGCCACACTCTCCCTCAGACCCTCGCCATCCCGCGAGAGACTGCGCGCTGATCCTGGCCTGAACGCCGCCAAACTCCGGCGACCCTCGGAAGAACCAGAGTTCAAAAAGCCGCCCCCCCCAGCGGCGCCTCCAAAAAAGCTTCAGAATGGCTATCCGCAAAAGCGAGTTGTTTCCAAGGCCGGAACAAGTGATGGGGGAGGTTCGGATAACGAGAAATTTTTGGACATGGAGCCCAATTTTGAAGTCGATACGCTATCGCAGGATACCGAATCGCGGGGTCGCACACGACCGTCGCTGTCAGAGCGCACAATTGAAACCCTTTCTCAAATCCCACCCTCTCCTGCCTCCTCCAGAAGGCCATCAAATATCTTCAATCCAACTAGCCCAATGCGATCACCATCCCGCCCACCGTCTTCCATGACTAGTTACTCAAGGTCACCCTCCAGATCTTCCACCTCGCGTCAACTGAGTGGAAATGACTTTCTATCGGGCCCACCGTCCAACTTACGACTgccgtcaaggcctcgcCCGCCATTACCTACAAATGGTTCCACCAGCGACCACAATCTTGTAGCTCCTGTCGATACCCCCCCGAAGACAACAAAACCCGTGGCAAGACGAAGCATCCTTGGAGGCGCAGGTCTAGCACAGGCAGCCGCAGAACCTCGCATGGCACTGAGTAAAGGACCGAAGCCAGCTGAAGCGGATGCCGTACTTTCACCACCGGCTCTCCAGGTGAAGAAAACTCGAAAGATTCAGCCAAAGTCATCATATTCGAGGCTCAATTCAAcggcttcgatatcatctGCAGCCAATTATACGTCGCCAGATGTATCTTCTGAACTACAGCCGGAGCAGGAGTCTAAAAAGACATCTAAATCGTCGAGTGCTTTGAGGGAGAGTATCGCCAAGGCGAAAGCAGCACGAAAGGCAGCAGTACAGAAAGGGCCTCAGAAATCGACCCCCGATATGTGGGCAGAGACTGATATTCAAGACCCATTCAACCAGCGTCCACGGGATCAAAACAGTGGTTTACTTCGAAAGAGACTGGATGCCGGCCGCACCTCGGGCCACCTCAATATTGCAGCCATGTCATTGACCGCATTCCCTGACGAGGTTTTGAAAATGTACGATTTCGACCCCAATGCGACTACTGACTGGTACGAGAGTGTGGATTTGGTCAAGTTCATTGCTGCAGATAACGAGTTCACGGAACTTCCAGATGCGGCCTTCCCAGATATTGACTCGGAAATGGACATTGACGCAGAAGAGCAAGGAAACCAGTTTGGCGGTCTAGAGTCCTTAGACCTACATGGAAACCTGCTACAGAGCCTCCCGATAGGTTTCAGAAGGCTGCAACGGCTTCACACGTTGAACCTCTCTAACAACAAACTAAGTATGGACAGTATACACGTGGTTCTGGAACTGGCGGGCCTACGGGACTTAAGACTTGCGAAGAATGGTCTAGCAGGCTCTTTTCTTCACGATATTGGTCGACTTGGCAATCTTGAAGTTCTTGATCTTCATGAAAACTCCCTCACTGATCTCCCCGACACACTTGCAGATTTGAGCTGCCTTCGGGTTCTTAATGTTGGACATAACCAGCTATTATCCCTGCCGTTCGAATTAATAAGCACTCTCCCTCTGAAGGAAATTATTGCTCCTAAAAACAAGCTACAGGGCACCCTGATTCCCGCCTCTGTACACAAACTCGATGCATTGCAAAATCTGGATGTCGTTGGCAACGCGCTCACGAAACTTTCCGAGAACGAAAGTTTGACGTTGCCTGGGCTACAGACGTTAGCCATCAGTATGAACCGTATTCAGAGTTTGCCTGATGTCTCATCCTGGCAGGCGCTTCTGACCCTATCAGCGGAGGATAATAGGATATCGGACCTCCCGCAAGGATTCTCGGATTTGAAGAATGTTAAAAACGTCGATTTTACGGGAAATGACATCTCCAAACTGGACGAGAGGATTGGGATGATGGAAAACCTCTTTACTTTTCGAATaagcaacaaccctcttcGCGAGCGCAAGTTCCTCAACATGACCGTTGAGGACATGAAGCGCGATCTGAGAAGCCGATGCGAGCCAGAGCCTCATGAAacagacgacgaggaaggtTCCGTCGCGACGCAGTTCACGCTTGCGCCAGAGACGCCAGCCCAGACGTCTGGCTGGCAGCTCAAACCCGGAGGCGTACTTGATCGATCATATACCGAGATGCAAGATCTAGAGGTTGAAAAGTTGGAAAATATTAACTCGAGCGATGTTAGATATTTGTATCTGCAGCACAATATTTTGCGCTCTTTTCCTGTTCAAGCGCTTGGCATGCTTGCCTCCCATCTGACAGACCTCGACCTATCGCATAACCCACTGGACAGCTTGTCACTTTTCACCTCCTCATTGGAGCTACCGAGCCTTCAGACGCTCAATATAAGCTCTACAGGCCTAACTAGCATTGAACCGCTTATGGCCAGCCTGAAAGCACCGTCGCTTACTTTTCTTGATGCGTCGTCTAATAGTCTCTCTGGATCTCTTCCGTATATTCGGCAAGTGTACCCAAAGCTCACGACATTTCTTGCTGCAGAAAACCAATTTGACAGCTTGGATTTCGAAAGTGCACAGGGGCTTCAGGTGCTTGATGTAGGAAACAATAATATCGGCTCTCTTCCACCTAAAATTGGCTTACTGCGGGCTGAAGGTAACAGTGCAAATTGGGGCGGGGGCTCAGCTCTAAGGAGGTTCGAGGTCGCCGGTAATAGCTTCCGGGTTCCCCGATGGCAGATTGTCGCTAAGGGAACCGATGCTGTCCTTGAATGGTTAAAGGATCGGATGCCTGAAGAAGAGTTGTATGAATATGAATCGGGGGGCGAGGGGAGCTGA
- a CDS encoding uncharacterized protein (COG:S;~EggNog:ENOG410PR60;~InterPro:IPR026907;~PFAM:PF13324;~SECRETED:SignalP(1-24);~go_process: GO:0051726 - regulation of cell cycle [Evidence IEA]) — MSRKLQIVLATTLTLVDQFQSTLSSSQPNPGPTAGKGAEELDPLPLLSGASTALKSHVTKLSLLTINPPFTHSAVATTLSVLNESVLPSLVTATLLVTPESHTKTFQKEIRILVGTTLKELSLLVKEVQVVAEGETDEKSLDQSTKDAITVAAGRVWDACDVLVDVAAKGIVGFMVRRAEEHRDLVRDAVEEIEAWDPDEEGDEFFDDLLGDDKKGLAVSDKAGASEDSEKEGEDEEEGSAALHARKKDALRILKPIAQIYPAIISNRLKTAPTPLVPSDIRILESLILSLQQIPSYIDEVAGALYEEDLEKYTHQLEKTIKYACKAVDLVVLPWGLKQTSGDQDIAGDKFTTWSKTWTKVIEQVSRTVDESTHIKPG; from the coding sequence ATGTCGAGGAAACTCCAGATTGTCCTGGCGACAACCCTCACCCTTGTCGACCAATTCCAGTCTACCCTATCCTcttcccaacccaaccccGGGCCTACGGCCGGAAAAGGGGCCGAAGAGCTGGACCCCCTGCCCCTCCTCTCAGGAGCATCAACAGCGCTAAAGTCTCATGTTACGAAGCTCTCCCTATTAACAATAAATCCGCCCTTTACCCACTCTGCAGTGGCGACCACGCTCTCGGTCCTCAATGAATCCGTCCTCCCATCTTTGGTTACAGCCACGCTCCTCGTCACGCCAGAATCTCACACCAAGACATTTCAGAAAGAAATCCGCATATTAGTTGGTACAACTCTGAAGGAATTATCTTTGTTAGTCAAAGAAGTTCAGGTTGTTGCGGAAGGAGAAACGGATGAGAAAAGCCTAGACCAATCAACAAAGGATGCGATTACAGTGGCCGCTGGCCGCGTCTGGGATGCTTGCGATGTGCTAGTCGATGTTGCTGCGAAGGGCATTGTCGGTTTCATGGTCAGGCGGGCGGAGGAACATAGGGACTTGGTTCGGGATGCGGTCGAAGAGATTGAGGCGTGGGACcctgatgaagaaggcgatgagTTTTTCGATGACCTTCTCGGTGATGATAAGAAGGGACTCGCGGTCTCCGATAAAGCTGGAGCTAGTGAAGATTctgagaaggagggagaggacgaggaagaaggtaGCGCGGCACTCCATGCGCGCAAAAAGGATGCACTTCGAATTTTGAAGCCCATCGCCCAAATATACCCTGCCATAATTTCGAATCGCCTAAAGACGGCACCCACTCCACTCGTGCCGTCCGATATTAGAATTTTGGAATCCTTGATATTGAGTCTACAGCAGATCCCGAGCTATATTGACGAAGTAGCGGGCGCGCTGtacgaagaagatcttgaaaAATACACGCATCAATTGGAAAAAACCATAAAGTATGCCTGCAAGGCCGTTGATCTGGTTGTATTGCCCTGGGGCCTAAAGCAGACATCTGGTGATCAGGATATCGCAGGAGATAAATTCACGACCTGGTCAAAGACATGGACCAAGGTCATCGAACAAGTCAGCAGGACCGTGGACGAATCTACCCATATCAAACCAGGCTAA
- the arp6 gene encoding actin family protein (BUSCO:EOG0926229Z;~COG:Z;~EggNog:ENOG410PI18;~InterPro:IPR030054,IPR004000,IPR043129;~PFAM:PF00022;~go_component: GO:0005634 - nucleus [Evidence IEA];~go_process: GO:0006338 - chromatin remodeling [Evidence IEA]), protein MGTTKPRPSGKNSAAQTQSLPDKTFIIDNGAYTIKAGYAPGSSPLNEEEEAASACTAIPNAIAKTRGNRIYVGAQIGTNITDCNEMLFRRPVEKGYTVNWEAQKEIWENSFFDEKTVRTQELRVADPEDVTLIFAEAPNALPALQKNADEIIMEEWGFGGYVRCIGPSLNAWTEIQLLFEDPVSQTPSSTASPNECLLVVDSGYSHTTITPVYKGQPLQRGIRRLDLGGRHLTNYLKELVSMRQYNMVDETYIMNEVKESVCFVSNEFGSDLERTWKGNRKRGQPDSGESVVVDYVLPDPNGGRRGFMRPHDPLLGSKKRKAVLAGASAEQLSEDVLVLGNERFTVPEILFTPSDIGMKSAGIPDIILQSLSVLPSGLHPAFLANVLVVGGNSLLSGFMERLETELRQIASAECVVRVRRPKDPIRSTWVGASRLATNKEELKKIAITRQEYQENGSAWAGRKFSGAL, encoded by the exons ATGGGTACCACCAAGCCGCGTCCGTCCGGAAAGAATTCTGCCGCGCAAACGCAATCCCTTCCAGACAAGACCTTCATCATTGATAATGGGGCGTACACAATCAAAGCAGGCTATGCTCCGGGCTCGTCGCCTCTgaacgaagaagaagaagctgcctCGGCTTGTACCGCTATACCAAACGCGATTGCTAAAACCCGCGGAAATCGAATCTACGTCGGGGCGCAGATTGGCACAAACATTACAGACTGCAATGAAATGCTGTTTAGGCGGCCCGTGGAAAAAGGATATACTGTGAATTGGGAAGCGCAGAAAGAAATATGGGAGAACTCGTTTTTCGATGAGAAAACTGTGCGGACCCAGGAGTTGCGCGTCGCGGACCCTGAAGATGTGACTCTGATATTCGCGGAGGCCCCGAATGCTTTACCGGCGCTGCAAAAGAATGCGGATGAAATCATCATGGAAGAATGGGGATTTGGGGGGTACGTGAGATGCATTG GCCCGTCATTGAATGCCTGGACCGAGATTCAGTTGTTATTTGAAGACCCGGTTTCACAAACGCCTAGTTCAACCGCCTCTCCTAACGAATGCCTCCTGGTGGTCGACTCCGGCTATTCCCACACAACCATTACCCCGGTTTACAAAGGACAGCCCCTTCAACGTGGGATTCGAAGACTCGACCTCGGCGGCAGACATTTGACAAATTACCTCAAAGAACTGGTATCAATGAGGCAGTATAATATGGTAGATGAGACATACATAATGAATGAAGTGAAGGAGTCGGTTTGTTTTGTGAGCAATGAATTTGGTAGTGATTTGGAGCGGACTTGGAAGGGAAATCGCAAGCGTGGACAACCTGATTCTGGAGAAAGCGTGGTGGTTGACTATGTCTTGCCCGATCCGAATGGAGGCAGGAGGGGATTTATGCGCCCTCACGACCCTCTATTGGGTTCTaaaaagagaaaagctgTCCTCGCCGGCGCTAGCGCGGAGCAGCTTTCCGAAGATGTTTTGGTCCTTGGTAACGAGCGCTTTACTGTTCCAGAAATTTTATTTACCCCTAGCGATATTGGCATGAAATCGGCCGGTATACCTGATATAATCTTGCAGAGCCTCTCAGTGCTGCCGAGCGGGCTACacccagccttcttggccAACGTCTTGGTGGTTGGGGGCAACTCCCTCCTTTCTGGTTTTATGGAAAGGCT GGAAACTGAGTTGCGCCAGATTGCCTCCGCAGAATGTGTTGTTAGGGTTCGGCGACCTAAGGA TCCGATTCGCTCCACTTGGGTCGGGGCATCCCGTCTCGCAACTAATAAAGAGGAGCTCAAGAAAATCGCGATTACTCGCCAGGAGTATCAAGAGAACGGATCTGCATGGGCAGGCCGGAAGTTCTCTGGTGCTCTATAA
- a CDS encoding 3-hydroxyacyl-CoA dehydrogenase family protein (COG:I;~EggNog:ENOG410PKJI;~InterPro:IPR006176,IPR006180,IPR022694,IPR006108, IPR036291,IPR008927;~PFAM:PF00725,PF02737;~go_function: GO:0003857 - 3-hydroxyacyl-CoA dehydrogenase activity [Evidence IEA];~go_function: GO:0016491 - oxidoreductase activity [Evidence IEA];~go_function: GO:0070403 - NAD+ binding [Evidence IEA];~go_process: GO:0006631 - fatty acid metabolic process [Evidence IEA];~go_process: GO:0055114 - oxidation-reduction process [Evidence IEA]), giving the protein MLSSSLRVLCRRGPSMGSRAFSTSPAVRAAEVKSLGVIGAGQMGLGIALVAAQKAQVPVTLVDSSQSSLDKGLKFADKLLDKDVSKERITREVADTARGRITSTLKMDDLSSVDFVIEAVPEIPDLKTSIFSKLAQIAPKHAILATNTSSISITKIAAATTTNPQDLQGPSRVISTHFMNPVPIQKGVEIIAGLQTSKETIDTSIAFVQRMGKVASVSADSPGFLANRILMPYINEAVICLETGVGGREDIDNIMKNGTNVPMGPLALADFIGLDTCLAIMNVLHQETGDSKYRPSGLLKRMVDAGWLGKKSGKGFYDY; this is encoded by the exons atgctttcttcttcgctcCGTGTTCTCTGTCGCAGAGGCCCCTCAATGGGCTCTCGTGCATTCAGCACATCTCCCGCCGTCCGTGCTGCCGAGGTCAAATCGCTGGGAGTGATTGGAGCTGGACAGATG GGACTCGGAATTGCTCTCGTCGCTGCCCAAAAAGCCCAGGTTCCAGTCACTCTGGTCGACAGTTCCCAGAGCTCTCTCGATAAGGGCCTGAAGTTTGCGG ACAAACTACTCGACAAGGATGTATCCAAAGAGCGCATCACAAGAGAGGTGGCGGATACTGCACGCGGCCGGATCACGTCTACCTTGAAAATGGACGACCTATCATCAGTGGACTTTGTCATTGAGGCAGTCCCTGAAATCCCAGATCTGAAAACGTCCATATTCTCTAAACTTGCCCAGATAGCACCTAAGCATGCGATCCTGGCGACGAACACCTCATCCATCTCGATAACCAAGATCGCGGCCGCCACGACGACAAATCCCCAAGACCTTCAGGGCCCGTCGAGAGTAATCTCAACCCATTTCATGAACCCCGTTCCCATCCAAAAAGGTGTGGAGATTATCGCTGGCTTGCAAACGTCCAAGGAGACCATCGATACATCTATTGCGTTTGTCCAGCGCATGGGTAAGGTTGCATCCGTCTCTGCAGACTCGCCTGGTTTCCTAGCAAACCGTATCCTCATGCCTTACATTAACGAGGCCGTTATCTGCCTTGAGACCGGCGTTGGTGGGCGCGAGGACATTGACAACATCATGAAGAATGGAACCAATGTGCCCATGGGACCGCTGGCATTGGCTGACTTCATTGGGCTGGATACCTGTCTGGCCATCATGAATGTTCTGCACCAGGAAACTGGGGACAGCAAATACAGGCCATCTGGGTTGCTGAAAAGGATGGTCGATGCGGGTTGGTTGGGCAAAAAGTCCGGCAAGGGTTTCTATGACTATTGA